In Camelina sativa cultivar DH55 chromosome 17, Cs, whole genome shotgun sequence, the genomic stretch NNNNNNNNNNNNNNNNNNNNNNNNNNNNNNNNNNNNNNNNNNNNNNNNNNNNNNNNNNNNNNNNNNNNNNNNNNNNNNNNNNNNNNNNNNNNNNNNNNNNNNNNNNNNNNNNNNNNNNNNNNNNNNNNNNNNNNNNNNNNNNNNNNNNNNNNNNNNNNNNNNNNNNNNNNNNNNNNNNNNNNNNNNNNNNNNNNNNNNNNNNNNNNNNNNNNNNNNNNNNNNNNNNNNNNNNNNNNNNNNNNNNNNNNNNNNNNNNNNNNNNNNNNNNNNNNNNNNNNNNNNNNNNNNNNNNNNNNNNNNNNNNNNNNNNNNNNNNNNNNNNNNNNNNNNNNNNNNNNNNNNNNNNNNNNNNNNNNNNNNNNNNNNNNNNNNNNNNNNNNNNNNNNNNNNNNNNNNNNNNNNNNNNNNNNNNNNNNNNNNNNNNNNNNNNNNNNNNNNNNNNNNNNNNNNNNNNNNNNNNNNNNNNNNNNNNNNNNNNNNNNNNNNNNNNNNNNNNNNNNNNNNNNNNNNNNNNNNNNNNNNNNNNNNNNNNNNNNNNNNNNNNNNNNNNNNNNNNNNNNNNNNNNNNNNNNNNNNNNNNNNNNNNNNNNNNNNNNNNNNNNNNNNNNNNNNNNNNNNNNNNNNNNNNNNNNNNNNNNNNNNNNNNNNNNNNNNNNNNNNNNNNNNNNNNNNNNNNNNNNNNNNNNNNNNNNNNNNNNNNNNNNNNNNNNNNNNNNNNNNNNNNNNNNNNNNNNNNNNNNNNNNNNNNNNNNNNNNNNNNNNNNNNNNNNNNNNNNNNNNNNNNNNNNNNNNNNNNNNNNNNNNNNNNNNNNNNNNNNNNNNNNNNNNNNNNNNNNNNNNNNNNNNNNNNNNNNNNNNNNNNNNNNNNNNNNNNNNNNNNNNNNNNNNNNNNNNNNNNNNNNNNNNNNNNNNNNNNNNNNNNNNNNNNNNNNNNNNNNNNNNNNNNNNNNNNNNNNNNNNNNNNNNNNNNNNNNNNNNNNNNNNNNNNNNNNNNNNNNNNNNNNNNNNNNNNNNNNNNNNNNNNNNNNNNNNNNNNNNNNNNNNNNNNNNNNNNNNNNNNNNNNNNNNNNNNNNNNNNNNNNNNNNNNNNNNNNNNNNNNNNNNNNNNNNNNNNNNNNNNNNNNNNNNNNNNNNNNNNNNNNNNNNNNNNNNNNNNNNNNNNNNNNNNNNNNNNNNNNNNNNNNNNNNNNNNNNNNNNNNNNNNNNNNNNNNNNNNNNNNNNNNNNNNNNNNNNNNNNNNNNNNNNNNNNNNNNNNNNNNNNNNNNNNNNNNNNNNNNNNNNNNNNNNNNNNNNNNNNNNNNNNNNNNNNNNNNNNNNNNNNNNNNNNNNNNNNNNNNNNNNNNNNNNNNNNNNNNNNNNNNNNNNNNNNNNNNNNNNNTCCTCACAATCCTCAACAACTACGTCCGTAACCTTCGTTACTTCAACAACACGACACGCAAACCCGTAGCGATTGTAGCTGCCGCTGATGTCACTCACATCCAGGCCACGATCACTTGTGCCAAGAAACTCAGCATCCAGCTCCGGATCCGCAGCGGAGGCCATGACTACGACGGTATGTCGTATCTATCAACAATTGATTTTGTTGTCCTAGACATGTTTAATCTCCGGTCTATCAAGATCGATCCTAAACTCGACACCGCGTGGGTCGAATCTGGTGCTACGCTTGGAGAGATCTACTATGGAGTTGCCAACAAAAGCAATGATCTCCGTGGCTTTCCTGCTGGAATCTGCCCCGGTTTAGGCGCTGGTGGACATTTTGGCGGTGGCGGTTATGGAAACATGATGAGGAAGTACGGTTTATCTATCGATAACATCATAGACGCTAAGATCGTTGACGCTAAAGGAAGAGTCTTGGACCGGAGCTCAATGGGAGAAGATCTTTTCTGGGCCTTACGTGGCGGTGGAGCCGCTAGTTTCTGTGTTGCCTTAGCCTGGAAGATTAAACTTGTTCCCGTTCCGGCTAAAGTCACGGTCTTTAACGTTGAAACGGTTGGAAACAGAGGAAGCGTGAACACCACGGAACTTGTAGCCAAATGGCAAGAGATCGCAGACAATATCGACAACGATCTGTTCATAAGATTAACTTTAGGCTCAAGCAACAAAACCGTGAAGGCCTCATTCATGGGGATGTACCTCGGAAACTCATCTAAGCTTCTAGAGATCATGGACGCGAAATTCCCTGAGCTTGGTCTGAAGAAAACAGAGTGTATAGAAATGAAATGGATCGAATCAATTCTGTTCTGGCTCAGTATACCACCCGGTACAGCACCAACATCGAGTATGCTAAACCGGATCCCGCAGAAGCAAATCTACCTTAAGAGAAAATCGGATTACGTACAAAAACCGATTTCAAGAACCGGTTTAGATGCCATATTCAAGGTTCTGATAGAGAACGAGAACGTCTCAATGGCTTGGAACCCTTACGGAGGGAGGATGAGCGAGATTCCATCGACAGAGACTGCGTTCCCGCACCGAGCAGGAAACATGTTCAAGATTCAGTACGCAGCGAACTGGTTCGTGCCAGGGGAAGCAGTGGCCAAAGATTGCTTGAGCCAGACGGAAAGAGTGTTCGAGGCAATGAGCCCTTACGTGTCAAAGAATCCTAGAGGAGCGTTTTTGAACTATAGAGACGTTGACATTGGCACGAGCATGAACTCGACGTACGAGGAAGGTAAAGTGTACGGTGCGAAGTATTTTAAGAACAACTTCGAGAGATTGGTTCAGGTGAAAAGCAGAGTTGATCCCGACAACTTTTTCCGGTACGAGCAGAGCATTCCAGTGCTCTCCAGCCACTAGAGACTAGAGACGCAATGTCTagtaaaattcatattttaatgTTAGCATGCAATAATAATTTGATCACTTGATGTAGAAAACAAAGAGCTTGAGCTCTATCAAGCCTTTGTCATAAATTACAAGATGAGGTAGTAGTCATCTCCTCTATATGTACTTTTCGAAAAATATATGCATTTATATCATATGATGACTACAAAGAACATATATGCATTTTTCTagctctctttgttttttcctccacaaagaaatgtttttgaaatgtcGATCTGTCACTTAGCCGGATTACGTATTTTgtagttttgaaaataaaattcactAACGAGAATGGGAAAGAACAAAGAATCCAGTTTTAACTATTTGTAATTTATTctttcaaaactatatttagTTTAACCGTTTCCACATTTCCACCATTATATATCAGTCGAACacaatgtataaaaaaaaactacatgtCAACTTATGAATCACATGCACGCAATAACGatacatttattatatattgacTAATATATTCAACGCTTCCATAAAAGGGAACGGTCAACTCATATAGTCTTTGATAAACAAGACTTGCACGATCCAGAGAGATCTGAATATCTGATCAAATAATACACATATCTTTCACCTATCCAAAAGATTAGAAAAACTCGATCCAAACAGTACTAGCTACATCACGCTCATGGATAagctaaaaaaatatctattaatcTCCAAATCTTTCATATAAACACTGCAAACAATAAACTTGAAAagtcatacatatatacatagatatatTGACGCGTTATCGGCTATCGCTTTGCATACATAACTAATTAAGTAATACGTAAAAGTCAAAGTCAAATATATTTAGTCCACTATAGCCTTCAATCGGATAAACCTTTAGCTGTCAAAACGAcgcgacaaaaaaaaaaaaagtctaataaATGACTTCAAAAATAGTTTGTACTATGATTGATATCCAAAAATGAGATTATTTTCAAGAATTAGTGCCTTAGTGGATAAGAAAATGATTTAACTTTCTAATCCTCAAAAATTAACTTTGATGTACGAAAATTATAATTGGTTTGATACTTTGTTTTGGCCTCCAGTATATCTCATGAACTTTGGTTTTAAAATGGAGAACGTGACAGAGGAAATTAACTAGTTTCTAAAACATTGGCTAATTAACTTTTGAAAACTACTATCTACTTTGGACTAATCCTATACAAGAAACTATGGATTGATTACTTAAGTATCACACTAGCTAATACCTCCTCTATATAAACTATGGTTTGTGTGACACACGACCATACATTAAATCTAATCCAAACTCAGCAAAAATAAACAGCAGAATAAGAATGGAGAAATTACTCGTAATCTCTCTAGTACTACTGATCTCAGCATCAGTTACAACTTCACAATCCGTGACCGATCCTATAGCTTTCCTCCGATGTCTGGATCGACAACCAGCGGACGCAACAAGTCCCAACTCGGCAGTCGCTTACATCCCAACAAACTCATCTTTCACAATCGTCCTTCGCCGCCGCATACCTAACCTCCGTTTCGACAAATCCACCACTCCAAAACCCATCTCCGTCGTCGCTGCAGCCACGTGGACACACATACAAGCTGCTCTAGGATGTGCACGTGAGCGCTCTCTCCAAGTCAGGATACGAAGCGGTGGCCATGACTTCGAAGGACTCTCTTACACCTCCACCGTCCCTTTCTTTGTCCTCGACATGTTTAGTTTCAAATCCGTGGACGTCAATCTCACAGAGAGAACGGCTTGGGTAGACTCCGGCGCCACTATAGGAGAGCTTTATTACAGAATCGCTGAGAAGAGCAATGTTCTTGGATTCCCGGCGGGATTGTCCACGACATTGGGCGTTGGTGGACATTTTAGCGGCGGAGGATACGGAAACCTGATGAGAAAGTATGGTTTGTCGGTGGATAACGTTGTTGGTTCCGGGATCGTTGATTCGAACGGGAACATCTTCACCGATCGGGTTTCCATGGGAGAAGACCGTTTTTGGGCGATTCGAGGGGGTGGGGGTGCAAGTTTTGGTGTTGTGCTAGGCTACAAGATCCAGCTAGTTCCGGTGCCGGATAAAGTGACGGTCTTTAAAGTCGGGAAGACAGTCGGAGAAGGAGCCGTTGATCTTATATTGAAGTGGCAGAGTTTTGCACCTAGTACGGATCGGAATTTGTTTGTGAGGCTGACGTTGACTTTGGTCAACGGTACGAAGCCTGGTGAGAAGACGGTTTTGGCTTCGTTTATTGGGATGTATTTAGGCCCATCGGATAAGCTGTTGAGCTTGATGAACCGGGGTTTCCCGGAATTAAAGCTGAAGAAAACCGATTGTACCGAGATGAGATGGATCGATTCGGTTTTGTTTTGGGCTGATTATCCCATTGGTACACCGACTTCCGTGTTGCTAAACCCGACGGTTGCCAAGAAGTTGTTCATGAAGCGGAAATCGGACTATGTGAAAAGTCCGATTTCGAGAACCGGTCTTGGTTTGATACTCAAGAAATTGGTAGAGGTTGAGAAAGTTGAAATGAATTGGAATCCATACGGAGGAAGAATGGGGGAGATCCCGAGTTTGCGGACACCTTTCCCACATAGAGCAGGCAATTTGTTTAACATTGAGTACCTTATAGATTGGTCGGAAGCTGGAGATAACGTGGAGAGGAAATATTTGGCACTAGCAAATGAGATGTATAGATTCATGACTCCGTACGTGTCTAGTAATCCGAGGGAGGCGTTTTTGAATTACCGTGATCTTGACATAGGGTCAAGTATTAATTCCACGTACCAGGAAGGGAAAATCTATGGGGTTAAATACTTCAAAAACAATTTCGAGAGACTAGTTGATATTAAGACCACGATCGATGCGGAAAACTTTTGGAGAAACGAACAAGGCATTCCGGTTCGAACATAATCAATACCATAAGAATGTTGTAAGCTGTGACATGTATCAAGGcttggaaagaaaaaatgaatgtaTTAAAACTGTCTAgttcaatatattattattgagtGCATTgtgaaaatattgaaatattagataattgttaatgaataaaaaattatatagtactaATTGTGCTGCTCCATCTTTTAGATGTTaccaataaacataattattgatGATTGGTGAACTAAACAGCAAATAATATAAGTGAAAAGAAATAATGATAAAAGATatcaacatattttaaaaagacaaaattatgATAAAAGAGAGAACAGTACATAAATTGTTAAAATACCAATGTTGTAGCCTTGTAGGTACCAATTACTAACTAATAAAACAGTAAAAAGTTACCAATCATAATCTATATCTAAAATTCATCTTTCTTAAACTACTGTCAATCCGTCATGACTCATGACCACCCCTGCGGCGCTGCCACCCTCACAAAGTTATGAATTTTCACATGTCATTCAAGAAGTGTTCTCGTTTATTTCGTACATGGGAGGATAACAGTATAACACACTCACATGCACGCAAAGATATGTATACATTTATTGACCAAGACATTCAACGTTCTCTCTATATTAACGGACATCGCGGGATTTGATAAAACAAGACTTGCACGATACACAGATCtgattaatacatttttttatttttttttcatatataaaaacgTCAACCTGTACTTCATCATCCCTCAGCTACAAGCCAacaaatatatctatctattaaTCTCCAAAATTTTGCATAAACACTGCAAACAATAAACctgtaaagtcatatatatgattagataATGACGCGTTTTGGCTATAGTGctaatatacaagtcaaagtcatatatatatagtccacTATAACATTTAATTCCGGACAAATAACTTAGCTGGATAATATACGAGaatataatttgtattattgtatatctatttttatataaccaCAAATCTCATACCAAAACGCATCTGAATCACTATATGTCTGTGCCTTTATGATGTCTATATGTAGTGGGAAGAAAAAGTTTACAATACAGTGATATGTAATTGGGATCATTGCCTTATTTaatctacagtaaaacctcCTAAATAAGAACGTTCACCACTATATATCCGCCACTgaatttttcaatatttgtgggagatatataaaatttaatactttgttTTGATCTTTCACAACTTTTTTACGTTTTCGGAGAAAGCTATCTTTTCACTTAGGTTCGGATAAGATGGTCGGACTAAGAGTCACTTACTTGTAAGCTTTGACATTGCGACTCGctgaataataaattaattaacttaagaaaataattgactgccaaaaaaaccaaaaagaaaaaaaaggccCTTTTTCTGAAGTGTATTATTGAGCAATGAGCAAATGTGAACCTtggattaccaaaaaaaaaaaaacattgtgttTACTGAAGTGTACAATTATTAGTCTATTACGTACGTAAATACAAAAGTTATACACcgttacaaaagaaaatcaaaataaaaaaaggattggttgatttttttaattttgattggttgaatttttttaatttttgccAGCGTATTGATTACAGAAGTACGTACTATAATAAGAACACTAGCATAAATAATTCATTGAACAGATTATTAAGAGGAACCTAGGATCACTACACTATcttctctatataaacacagacaacacaagcttacaaaaatacataatccaaagtcaccaaaaataaacattagaaaggaaagaaaaaaatgaaaaaattactCGTAATTTGTCTACTACTGATCTCAGTCTCAGTTGCAACTTCCCAGACCGATCCAGAAACTTTCCTACGATGTCTGGTAAAAGAAGGTTCGAACCCGCAAGTTTTCATCTCCGACGTCACCTACATCCCATCAAACTCCTCTTTCACAACCATCCTCCGCCGCCGCATACCTAACCTCCGTTTCGACAAACCCACAACCCCAAAACCCATCGCCATCATCACCCCCACCACGTGGTCACACGTTTCTCCGGCCCTAGCTTGCGCACGTTTGCTTCCTGTCCAAGTCAGGATCCGAAGCGGAGGCCATGATTTCGAAGGACTCTCTTACACCTCCACCGCTCCGTTCTTCCTCATCGACATGTTCAACTTTAATTCCGTCGACGTGAATCTCACAGAAGGAACAGCTTGGGTTGACACCGGCGTTACACTCGGAGAGCTTTATTATAAAATCGCTGAGAAAAGCAATGTTCTTGGATTCCCGGCGGGTTTGTGTACTACATTGGGCGTTGGTGGACATATTAGCGGCGGAGGCTATGGAACAATGATGAGAAAATACGGCTTGGCAGTGGATAACGTTGTTGGCTCCAGGATCATTGACTCTAACGGGAACACCTACTTCGATCGAATGTCGATGGGGGAAGAGCTTTTTTGGGCGGTTAGAGGAGGTGGAGCCGCGAGTTTTGGCATCGTGATGGGATACAAAGTCCGGTTGGTTCCGGTGCCGGAGAAAGTAACGGTTTTTAGCGTCGGAAGAACCGTCGGAGAAGGTGCCGTAGATCTTATAATGAAGTGGCAGAATGTTTCTCATACCACCGATCGGAATATGTTCGTGAGGTTGACTTTGACTTTGGTCAACGGTACCAAGCCAGGTGAGAAGATGGTTTTAGCTACTTTTATTGGGATGCATTTAGGCCCGTCGGATAAGACGTTGAACGTGATGAACCGGGATTTCCCCGAATTAAAGCTGAAGAAAACTGATTGTACCGAGATGAGATGGATTGATTCGGTCTTGTTTTGGGCTGGTTATCCGATCGGTACACCGACTTCCGCATTGCTGAAGACAACGGTCTCGAACAAGACGTTTCATAAACGAAAATCCGACTACGTGAAGCGTACGATCTCGAGAACCGGTCTCGGTTtgatattcaagaaattggtgGAGGTTGAGAAAGTGAAAATGTTTTTGAACCCGTATGGAGGAAGGATGGGTGAGATCCCGAGTTCGACGACACCGTTCCCACATAGAGGAGGCAATTTGTTCAAGATCGAGTATCTCATAAGCTGGTCCCAAGCCGGAGATGACGTTGAAAAGACCCATTTGGCTAAAGCAAATGAGATGTACAAATTCATGACCCCGTACGTGTCTAGTAATCCGAGGGAGGCCTATTTCAATTACCGTGATCTTGACTTAGGATCAAGTCTTAATTCCACGTACGAGGAAGGTAAAATCTACGGagctaaatattttaaagacaatTTCGAAAGGTTAGTGGATATCAAAACCAAGTATGATGAGATAAATTTTTGGAGGAACGAACAAAGTATTCCGGTtcgaaaataattttaagtgtGCCACGAATGTTGTAACCTTGTGACATGTGTCACAATATTCAGCAAAATAAACAAGGACATACTGTATGTATTAAGCTTTGGTTCAAAGCATTGTTGTCAAATGTATGTTGATCACACATTCGAGGATAAATACAACTTATACAAGTGTTTTCAAGATCACTAATTGGCCGGATTAATGTCCTAATATCAAgtcaaattttagttaaatcacATAAATTTTATCTTATCAATCACCATTGTCAAAGTTGGAAATAGTTGACCGAATATTCAAAGtcaaaaaattcataatttctGTATTTATTATCATAATCAGAAAACTCAAAACtggaaccaaaaataaatatattaaaaaaaagacaaaaaaaaaatgtatctcaTGATCTTCCTTGTCTTGTTTGCTGCATCGTACTCAATACCATCGAATTATGCTGCAGATTCCGTAACCATCTACGATGATTTTGTCCGATGTTTCAAAAACGAGACAACTATCTCCGATGACTCTCTCTCCGACGTCGTTTTATCCCGTACCAGCGTTTCCTTCACCCCTGTTCTACGCGCCTACATCAGAAACGCTCGTTTCAACACCTCCTCAACTCCCAAACCGTCGATCATCATCGTGCCACGTGTCGATTCCCACGTTAAAGCCGCCGTGATCTGCGCCAAAACGCTTAATCTCCAGATGAAGATCCGAAGCGGCGGCCACGATTACGACGGTCTCTCTTACGTCTCCGCCGTGACGTTCATCATCCTCGATCTCTCTTATTACCGGAACATCACCGTCGATGTAACCGACGGTGGAGGAGGATCCGCTTGGGTGCAAACAGGCGCGACGCTCGGCGAGCTTTACTACCGGATTTGGGAGAAGAGCGAGATCCACGCTTTCCCCGCCGGAGTTTGTCCTACCGTCGGCGTCGGAGGACATATCAGCGGCGGCGGATACGGACACATGATTCGAAAGTTCGGACTCACTGTAGATCACGTAATCGACGCCACGATCGTTGACGCTAACGGCCAGATTCACGATCGGAAATCGATGGGAGAGGATCTCTTCTGGGCGATATGCGGCGGTGGCGGTGGAAGCTTCGGCGTCGTTTTGGCTTTCAAAGTGAAACTCGTGACGGTTCCAAAAACCGTAACCGTCTTCAGGATCGATAAATCAACTGACGAAAATGCACTCGACATGGTTCATAAATGGCAATTCGTAGCTCCGAGAACCGACCCGGGTCTATTCATGAGAGTGTTGTTAGCTTCTCCGACGAAGAACAAAACACGTACGGTGAACGCTAAGCTCAGAGCCTTTTATCTTGGAAGAGCTGACGACGTCGTTTCGAAGATGGCCGAGGAGTTCCCGGAGATGGGTTTGAAGAAAGAGGATTGTAAAGAGATGACTTGGATCCAATCGCTCTTGTGGTGGATGAACCATGTAGATGTGGATAAAGTCAAACCGGAGATTTTGCTTGAGAGAGAACCGGATTCGGCTAAATTTCTCAAGAGGAAATCCGATTATGTCGAGAAGGAGATGACAAAACCAGAATTAAACCGGTTGTTTCAGGAATTGGCGACACTAGATAGAACCGGGTTGGTTTTGAACCCGTACGGAGGGAATTTAAACGCGACTGCTGTGAATGAAACGCCATTTCCGCATAGGCACAAACTATACAAGATCCAACATTCTACCACATGGTCCGATGCTGGACCTGAAGCGGAGAGACTCTACATTGGTAACATGAGAACGACTTATAGGATCATGACCCCGTTTGTGTCGAAAAATCCTAGAAGTTCGTATTTTAACTATAGGGATATTGATATCGGGGTTAATGATCACGGGAGGGATAGTTATCGAAAGGGAGAAATCTACGGGAGGAAGTATTTTGGCGAGAATTTTGATCGATTGGTTCGGGTTAAAACAGCTGTTGATCCAGACAATTTCTTTAGAAACGAGCAGAGTATACCTTTACTACCTCATTCTAGAAGGTAGAGAATTTAAGTTGATATGatctttgtaactttttttttttagtatttcttGATGGAACTTGGAATAATTTTCTATAGATTTAGCTGCAAGCTATATACTATTGTGTggcatatattatatatatatataccacatgTTTTGAATAATACCATCTCTTCTGATTTACATAATGATCAAAACTTAATCTGAGTCGAAACTGATATTGTATCATATATGTTGGTCTTTAGTTTGTTTCATACACTCCATAACTCCTCATATACCAGATTAGATTGAACCGCAACTGGACATAAAACTAGATCAAACACTCATCCAATAACAAAACGAAGAAAAATAACATATCAGTATACATACACACACTCTTAAAACTACAATCCACGACAGGATAAAGACAAGTTAAATAACAAATATGCTGAGATTATACAGACATGTGTAAGCTCGGTTCAGTTCCTGTCTGTACCGTGCAAAGCAAGGAAAATACTAATCCAGATAAAGACAATCTTTGTGCCGAAGACCTTCAACTTCGAATTTGCATTAGTAAATGGAACGCCGGAGAGATTGTTCTGGTTGAGTCGATTCGTAAAGGGTTGTTGATTTTGAGCAGATGAAGACGACGCTTGGTTGAATCCACTTGATGATTGTTGATTAAACCCGGTTAAAGGTTGgtttacagaagaagaagaagttggctGACCAAGAATTGGTTGGTTTTGTCCAATTGATGCTGGTTGATTAAAACCGGGTAATGGCTGATTTGATCCGGTTAAAGGTTggtttagagaagaagaagaagatgatggctGACCAAGAATTGGCTGGTTAATTCCAGTTGACTCTGGCTGATTAAATCCGGTTATTGGTTGATTTACCCCGGTTAAAGGCTGGTTtacaggagaagaagaagatggctgaCCAAGAATTGGTTGGTTCTGGTTCCCTTGTAGCTTTGTTGGTGAATTGATGATCCCTCCTGTTGGTTGTAATGGTGTGGTTATTTGGGTTTCTTGTGCAGCctctgaagatgatgaaaccAAAAGGCAGAGAAATATGATGAGCATCCATTTCCCGGTTTTATCGAATTTCATGTCCATATCTTTAGTTTTTCCAGTGCATATTCCGGTTTACTAAACATCAGGTCTTATAGACATACAAATCTGGAGTAGTTAGCTTCTCTAAGGTTGACTGAGGAGTtgatggaaagaaaaaagaaagcagTTGACCTGAAACACAATTCCAACTAAACCAACCATATAGTgtctttgttttgtatataatcTACTACATCACtgtgtttattatatacaagAATTATAGAACTTATCTATAAATACAGAAGAATGTATCAAAAACCGGTTTTCAAACGGTACTTGCCTATTGGAAAGCGAAATCCAAACCATCAAGGACATCCAAATCAGTAGAAGAGTTCTTATCTGAAAGATCCACTTTTGGAGAGTTTCCTGTACTTCTGCTCAGTGCCCAAATCTTGATTCCTTTCTTGCTCTTTTTCAAGCCGACTAATTCTTGACTCTTACTTAGATTAGGACCAAATCTTATGTTTTGGACTTTGTCTAACAACAACCTGTCTTCTAGAGAGAGTTGGTTTTTATAAGTGAAGTCAGGGGAGAGGGATAGTTGCGTATTGGAGATGGTTAGGTTGTTGGGTGAAGAGACATGGTTGGTTTCTGGAAGCTTAGCGCCGTGAACTCGTTTCTTTGATGACTTCATTAGTCGGTGAAGCCATACAACGAGTTCGAGTACGTATGAATCAACTTTTGGTTTATCAGCGTGATGAAGCGTCTGAAGCCGTGTTGGATTCCCGTTGTTCTCgctttttccttttcctttccCAAACTCTATCCTGTTTTCCACATTCCCATGCGTAGTTTGCCAGATCAGATTCAATATTcaagattcaaaatttcaatAGTTGCTAGAAAGACTTACCTTGAATTTGCCCATTCACCTACCCATCCGAAACCTTGATGTGCTCTGTGAAAATTGAATAAGATGTGACAAAAATGAATAAGGAGGAACATATTGAACAAAAAATGATGGTGAATGATAACTTACTTGGTGGTGTTTGCGGCGAACGGGACAAGCCATTGAAGCGACTTCTCCATTTCAGCTTTGATCTCAGATATTGAAAGCTGCAGAAACACTCAAgttaggaaacaaaaacaagaaacagagccaAACAGTGCCTGAAAACATactagagaaagagagatcttttTTGGATAAACCTCTTCCTCAGGATCAAGAGTTTGTAGCCGAGGACGAAGAGCTGTCTTGACGGTAGCAGGTAATGCATTGTACAGCGTGTCCCTTACATTAGAAGGAAGTGACAATGGTCGAGACGCCTAGAAATTTTAATGATCAGTTCCAACCAGAGAATATATATCAGAATAAGACTGGTAAGAATCTGGATACTTACAATATTATCGATTTGTTGGATTAGATTAGCATAGTGTAACGAAAGACCAGCTTCACCTAATCGTATGCTTTCCTGCTTCCTTCCATTGTCTTTTAGACCTATCGTTGGTTAAGAAGACCATGACAAATGAGATTCGATTTTCCAGAAGTAAGATTATAAGAGAACCAGAGGTACAAAGACACAGTAccattgtttccaaaaatttcCACAATCCTTTGACGTATATAGCTAACTACATCCACAAGCTTCTCAATTATctgcaacaaagaaaatattagaataaATGGCATACACTCAGACAAAGCAATTCAAATAATCACTTGCCTCTTCCAGATTCTGGGACCAGAGTGATTTCTTCTGCAAGCTCTTCACGAGTTTCTTCTGTTGTTTTAGTTCATTTTGTAA encodes the following:
- the LOC104759560 gene encoding berberine bridge enzyme-like 4 — encoded protein: LTILNNYVRNLRYFNNTTRKPVAIVAAADVTHIQATITCAKKLSIQLRIRSGGHDYDGMSYLSTIDFVVLDMFNLRSIKIDPKLDTAWVESGATLGEIYYGVANKSNDLRGFPAGICPGLGAGGHFGGGGYGNMMRKYGLSIDNIIDAKIVDAKGRVLDRSSMGEDLFWALRGGGAASFCVALAWKIKLVPVPAKVTVFNVETVGNRGSVNTTELVAKWQEIADNIDNDLFIRLTLGSSNKTVKASFMGMYLGNSSKLLEIMDAKFPELGLKKTECIEMKWIESILFWLSIPPGTAPTSSMLNRIPQKQIYLKRKSDYVQKPISRTGLDAIFKVLIENENVSMAWNPYGGRMSEIPSTETAFPHRAGNMFKIQYAANWFVPGEAVAKDCLSQTERVFEAMSPYVSKNPRGAFLNYRDVDIGTSMNSTYEEGKVYGAKYFKNNFERLVQVKSRVDPDNFFRYEQSIPVLSSH
- the LOC104757462 gene encoding berberine bridge enzyme-like 4, whose translation is MEKLLVISLVLLISASVTTSQSVTDPIAFLRCLDRQPADATSPNSAVAYIPTNSSFTIVLRRRIPNLRFDKSTTPKPISVVAAATWTHIQAALGCARERSLQVRIRSGGHDFEGLSYTSTVPFFVLDMFSFKSVDVNLTERTAWVDSGATIGELYYRIAEKSNVLGFPAGLSTTLGVGGHFSGGGYGNLMRKYGLSVDNVVGSGIVDSNGNIFTDRVSMGEDRFWAIRGGGGASFGVVLGYKIQLVPVPDKVTVFKVGKTVGEGAVDLILKWQSFAPSTDRNLFVRLTLTLVNGTKPGEKTVLASFIGMYLGPSDKLLSLMNRGFPELKLKKTDCTEMRWIDSVLFWADYPIGTPTSVLLNPTVAKKLFMKRKSDYVKSPISRTGLGLILKKLVEVEKVEMNWNPYGGRMGEIPSLRTPFPHRAGNLFNIEYLIDWSEAGDNVERKYLALANEMYRFMTPYVSSNPREAFLNYRDLDIGSSINSTYQEGKIYGVKYFKNNFERLVDIKTTIDAENFWRNEQGIPVRT
- the LOC104757463 gene encoding reticuline oxidase-like protein is translated as MKKLLVICLLLISVSVATSQTDPETFLRCLVKEGSNPQVFISDVTYIPSNSSFTTILRRRIPNLRFDKPTTPKPIAIITPTTWSHVSPALACARLLPVQVRIRSGGHDFEGLSYTSTAPFFLIDMFNFNSVDVNLTEGTAWVDTGVTLGELYYKIAEKSNVLGFPAGLCTTLGVGGHISGGGYGTMMRKYGLAVDNVVGSRIIDSNGNTYFDRMSMGEELFWAVRGGGAASFGIVMGYKVRLVPVPEKVTVFSVGRTVGEGAVDLIMKWQNVSHTTDRNMFVRLTLTLVNGTKPGEKMVLATFIGMHLGPSDKTLNVMNRDFPELKLKKTDCTEMRWIDSVLFWAGYPIGTPTSALLKTTVSNKTFHKRKSDYVKRTISRTGLGLIFKKLVEVEKVKMFLNPYGGRMGEIPSSTTPFPHRGGNLFKIEYLISWSQAGDDVEKTHLAKANEMYKFMTPYVSSNPREAYFNYRDLDLGSSLNSTYEEGKIYGAKYFKDNFERLVDIKTKYDEINFWRNEQSIPVRK